The following coding sequences are from one Augochlora pura isolate Apur16 chromosome 6, APUR_v2.2.1, whole genome shotgun sequence window:
- the LOC144471621 gene encoding uncharacterized protein LOC144471621: MTSSLVKNPMYALCLLAAVCVRQYVQTRSDQTLTKGLTIQPPTTVFTKPNETILKSVIKGNNKENAEKKKRLNEADSLVECVQSFYKRACLAVENVGATIPVSKASDLKAHDLSNSSNVLDSILYLTSNVGTKWIA, encoded by the exons ATGACCAGTTCCTTGGTGAAGAATCCTATGTACGCACTGTGCCTTTTAGCTGCAGTCTGCGTACGACAATATGTCCAAACCAG GAGCGACCAAACGTTGACGAAGGGATTGACAATTCAGCCGCCAACGACAGTGTTCACGAAACCAAACGAAACTATTCTAAAGTCGGTCATCAAGggaaataacaaagaaaatgcagagaagaagaagcgatTGAACGAAGCTGATTCACTGGTCGAATGTGTCCAGAGCTTCTATAAGAGGGCGTGTCTGGCTGTGGAGAATGTAGGTGCAACCATTCCG GTATCGAAGGCGTCGGATTTGAAGGCGCACGATCTgagcaacagcagcaacgTCCTCGACTCTATCCTCTATTTAACCAGCAACGTCGGAACTAAATGGATCGCTTGA